The proteins below are encoded in one region of Candidatus Thermoplasmatota archaeon:
- a CDS encoding aldehyde dehydrogenase family protein encodes MQRHAPADILREAGLVPDASGVLDGSTDGRAWFGSGRLLDVRSPIDGAIVARVRQASEEDYERVVRAAEEAFAKWSLVPAPKRGEIVREIAIELRARKEALGRLVTLEMGKILQEGLGEVQEMIDIADFAVGLSRQLYGNTMHSERPGHRMYEQWHPLGLVGVVTAFNFPVAVWSWNAFIAAVCGDVCIWKPSSKTPLTAIAVSRIANEVAARHGHPGIFVTLVGPGSVVGDRLAKDRRVPLVSATGSCAMGYRLAATVGERLGRTILELGGNNAIIVTKDADLDLAARAIVFGAVGTAGQRCTTTRRIIVHDSVADLLRDRLARAYGQVRIGNPLDPATHMGPLVDEDAVTEMMSALETAKKQGGRLVAGGKRREDLGATYVEPAIVEAKPDMDIVAIETFAPILYLMRFEGGVEEAIRIQNAVPQGLSSAIFTRNLLEAERFLAANGSDCGIANVNIGTSGAEIGGAFGGEKETGGGREAGSDSWKQYMRRQTCTINYSKELPLAQGIRFDVV; translated from the coding sequence ATGCAGCGTCACGCTCCCGCCGACATCCTCCGAGAGGCGGGCCTCGTCCCCGACGCCTCGGGCGTCCTCGACGGCTCCACCGACGGTCGCGCCTGGTTCGGTTCCGGCCGCCTCCTCGACGTCCGTTCCCCGATCGACGGCGCGATCGTCGCGCGCGTGCGCCAGGCGTCCGAGGAGGACTACGAGCGCGTGGTCCGCGCCGCCGAGGAGGCGTTCGCGAAGTGGAGCCTCGTTCCCGCGCCGAAGCGCGGCGAAATCGTCCGCGAGATCGCGATCGAGCTGCGGGCGCGCAAGGAGGCGCTCGGCCGTCTCGTCACGCTCGAGATGGGCAAGATCCTCCAGGAAGGTCTCGGCGAGGTCCAGGAGATGATCGACATCGCCGACTTCGCGGTCGGCCTCTCCCGACAGCTCTACGGGAACACCATGCATTCCGAGCGGCCCGGCCACCGCATGTACGAGCAATGGCACCCGCTCGGGCTCGTGGGCGTCGTGACCGCGTTCAACTTCCCGGTCGCCGTCTGGAGCTGGAACGCCTTCATCGCCGCCGTCTGCGGAGACGTGTGCATCTGGAAGCCGTCGAGCAAGACGCCCCTCACCGCGATCGCGGTCTCGCGCATCGCGAACGAGGTTGCCGCGCGCCACGGCCACCCGGGCATCTTCGTCACGCTCGTCGGACCGGGATCGGTCGTGGGCGACCGCCTCGCGAAGGACCGCCGCGTGCCCCTCGTCTCCGCGACCGGCTCGTGCGCGATGGGCTACCGGCTCGCCGCGACCGTGGGCGAGCGCCTGGGTCGGACGATCCTCGAGCTCGGCGGCAACAACGCGATCATCGTCACGAAGGACGCCGACCTCGACCTCGCGGCGCGCGCGATCGTCTTCGGCGCGGTCGGCACCGCGGGCCAACGCTGCACGACGACGCGCCGCATCATCGTTCACGACTCGGTCGCCGACCTGCTCCGGGACCGCCTCGCGCGGGCCTACGGTCAGGTCCGCATCGGCAATCCGCTCGACCCCGCGACGCACATGGGCCCTCTCGTCGACGAGGACGCGGTGACGGAGATGATGTCCGCGCTCGAGACCGCAAAGAAGCAGGGCGGCCGCCTCGTGGCCGGCGGCAAGCGCCGCGAGGACCTGGGCGCGACCTACGTCGAGCCTGCGATCGTCGAGGCGAAACCGGACATGGACATCGTCGCGATCGAGACCTTCGCGCCGATCCTCTATCTCATGCGATTCGAGGGCGGCGTGGAGGAGGCGATCCGCATCCAGAACGCGGTCCCGCAGGGCCTCTCGAGCGCGATCTTCACGCGCAATCTCCTCGAAGCCGAGCGCTTCCTCGCGGCGAACGGGTCGGATTGCGGCATCGCGAACGTGAACATCGGGACGAGCGGCGCAGAGATCGGCGGCGCCTTCGGCGGCGAGAAGGAGACGGGCGGCGGCCGGGAAGCGGGAAGCGATTCCTGGAAGCAGTACATGCGTCGGCAGACGTGCACGATCAACTACTCGAAGGAACTGCCGCTCGCGCAGGGCATCCGCTTCGACGTGGTCTGA
- a CDS encoding archaellin/type IV pilin N-terminal domain-containing protein: MKANRLSKHSNMNDRGEVGVGTLIVFIAMVLVAAVAAAVLINTSGVLQQRASQTGKAATQEVSSNLKVVGIYGIRNGTASTDDLYQLKFNVELSAGAPPLDVQKVVMRYSDGVRVREYDYSGTPIWTATWLRDVTGTGATNKVMSAGDLVEFAIDVPVEIAERKTVQVLFIPESGASIPADFTTPPTYGTETTVSLR, translated from the coding sequence ATGAAGGCCAACCGCCTTTCCAAGCACAGCAACATGAACGACCGCGGCGAGGTGGGCGTCGGTACGCTCATCGTCTTCATCGCCATGGTTCTCGTCGCCGCCGTCGCGGCCGCCGTTCTCATCAACACGAGCGGCGTCCTGCAGCAGCGCGCCTCGCAGACCGGCAAGGCCGCGACCCAGGAGGTTTCGAGCAACCTCAAGGTCGTCGGTATCTACGGCATCCGCAACGGCACGGCGTCCACGGACGACCTCTACCAGCTCAAGTTCAACGTCGAGCTCTCGGCCGGCGCGCCCCCGCTCGACGTCCAGAAGGTCGTCATGCGCTACTCGGACGGTGTCCGCGTTCGCGAGTACGACTACTCGGGCACGCCCATCTGGACCGCGACGTGGCTCCGCGACGTCACGGGCACGGGCGCGACGAACAAGGTCATGAGCGCGGGCGACCTCGTCGAGTTCGCGATCGACGTCCCCGTCGAGATCGCCGAGCGCAAGACGGTCCAGGTGCTCTTCATCCCCGAATCGGGCGCCTCGATCCCGGCGGACTTCACGACGCCGCCCACGTACGGCACCGAGACCACGGTCTCGCTCCGCTGA